A single region of the Granulicella aggregans genome encodes:
- a CDS encoding S66 peptidase family protein, with protein MIRPKALKPGARLAIVSPASAAKAELVEAGMERLRAMGYEPVLFPHALSRGPLYYAGTVAERVDDLHAAFADTSIDGIVCTRGGWGSAELLPYLDAALIKANPKVFVGYSDHTSLHIWMRKFAGLVTFHGPMVAADFSRGDGADVASWAAVVGASGGAWSVGAAEGLRVLKPGVAEGVFDGGCLSIFVEAVGTPYAPEVSEGILFLEDIGTKPYQWDRQLLHLRYAGQLDGVKGIVLGDMTQCVPAEDQELLERAILHALRDFAGPVGIGLRSGHVGAGNVTLTLGAQARLDLGGEPRLEFFRG; from the coding sequence GTGATTCGTCCCAAAGCTCTGAAGCCGGGGGCAAGGCTCGCGATTGTGTCGCCGGCGAGCGCTGCGAAGGCGGAGTTGGTTGAGGCAGGAATGGAGCGGCTGCGTGCGATGGGGTACGAGCCAGTGCTCTTCCCACATGCGCTGTCGCGGGGACCGCTTTACTACGCCGGCACGGTCGCGGAGCGGGTCGACGATCTTCATGCGGCGTTCGCGGACACGAGCATCGATGGGATCGTGTGTACGCGTGGAGGGTGGGGTTCGGCGGAGTTGCTGCCGTATCTCGATGCTGCGCTAATCAAGGCAAATCCGAAGGTGTTTGTCGGGTATAGCGACCATACCTCGCTGCATATCTGGATGCGAAAGTTTGCCGGGCTGGTAACGTTCCACGGGCCTATGGTCGCGGCGGATTTTTCGCGGGGGGACGGAGCGGATGTTGCCAGTTGGGCTGCTGTGGTGGGAGCTAGTGGTGGCGCCTGGTCGGTGGGAGCAGCGGAGGGGCTGCGGGTTCTCAAGCCCGGGGTGGCGGAAGGCGTCTTCGACGGCGGATGTCTGTCGATCTTCGTGGAAGCGGTGGGAACGCCTTATGCGCCGGAGGTTTCGGAGGGGATCCTCTTTCTCGAGGACATTGGAACCAAGCCGTATCAGTGGGACCGGCAGTTGCTGCATCTTCGTTATGCGGGGCAGTTGGATGGTGTGAAGGGGATTGTGCTGGGCGATATGACGCAGTGCGTTCCGGCGGAGGACCAGGAGCTGCTGGAGCGGGCGATTCTTCATGCGCTGCGGGATTTTGCAGGGCCGGTGGGGATTGGGCTAAGGAGCGGGCATGTGGGGGCGGGGAATGTGACTTTGACGCTTGGGGCGCAGGCCAGGCTGGATTTGGGTGGGGAGCCCAGGCTGGAGTTTTTCAGGGGCTGA
- a CDS encoding MgtC/SapB family protein — protein sequence MYGPSWYHFSQIDQELLSTGTAQRLLMACGLGGVVGLERTLSHKASGLRTNMLICMGCAFFTLLSAVLAGEGNPDKGRVAANIVQGIGFLGAGLILHTRNRVMGLTSAASVFAVASIGMACGAGLYLEALLATVIVVVSLQMIGMVETKLGWKRYPLLYEMRGTDQMKMYTAIMAVLDPCGIRLNVIEKETVADLERVTFMVNADRKRHAMLLASLRAAHAADVVVAFHDEEEE from the coding sequence ATGTACGGACCGAGTTGGTATCACTTCAGTCAGATCGATCAGGAGCTGCTCTCGACCGGCACGGCGCAGCGGTTGCTGATGGCGTGCGGTCTGGGCGGCGTGGTGGGGCTGGAGCGGACGCTGAGCCATAAGGCCTCCGGCCTGCGGACGAACATGCTGATCTGCATGGGTTGCGCGTTCTTTACGCTGTTGTCGGCGGTACTGGCGGGCGAGGGAAATCCCGACAAGGGACGGGTTGCTGCGAACATCGTGCAGGGGATCGGGTTCCTGGGCGCGGGGCTAATTCTGCATACGCGCAACCGGGTGATGGGGCTGACGAGCGCGGCGAGCGTCTTCGCGGTGGCGTCGATCGGCATGGCTTGCGGGGCTGGGCTTTATCTTGAGGCTTTGCTCGCGACGGTGATCGTGGTGGTTTCGCTGCAGATGATAGGGATGGTGGAGACGAAGCTGGGATGGAAGCGCTATCCGCTTTTATACGAGATGCGCGGGACCGATCAGATGAAGATGTATACGGCGATTATGGCCGTGCTGGACCCGTGTGGGATTCGCTTGAATGTGATCGAGAAGGAGACCGTTGCCGATCTCGAGCGAGTCACGTTCATGGTGAATGCGGATCGTAAGCGGCATGCGATGCTGTTGGCGAGCCTCCGGGCAGCGCACGCGGCTGATGTGGTGGTGGCGTTCCATGATGAAGAGGAAGAGTGA
- the dapF gene encoding diaminopimelate epimerase, which translates to MDFVKAHACGNDFLILEEAVAQRRHAELARKLCSRNTSIGADGIEFLERRAAGEFFLRLFNADGSEAELSGNGTRCVAAWLAQSEGLTQVTLGTHGGKRACTVIEASDPVYTIESEMGVPRVMARAIDLPGVGIVEGAMVNVGNPHYVLFVETDDFSAHGMSWQELGAKISTDPMFAHGTNVEFVKVLSQGEIEFRIFERGCGPTTSSGTGTCASSSAAMVLRGVNRELTALAEGGPQRTLWPSNQEVMRLTGPAEIICTGKVAGL; encoded by the coding sequence ATGGATTTTGTGAAGGCCCATGCTTGTGGGAATGATTTTCTGATTCTGGAAGAAGCTGTAGCGCAGCGGAGACATGCGGAGCTTGCTAGGAAGCTTTGTTCGCGGAACACTTCGATTGGCGCGGATGGGATTGAGTTTTTGGAACGCCGTGCGGCCGGGGAGTTCTTTCTGCGGTTGTTCAATGCAGATGGCAGCGAGGCGGAGCTTTCAGGCAACGGGACGCGGTGCGTGGCCGCGTGGTTGGCGCAGAGCGAGGGACTGACGCAGGTGACGTTGGGCACGCACGGCGGCAAGCGGGCCTGCACGGTGATTGAGGCGAGCGATCCGGTCTACACCATTGAGAGCGAGATGGGCGTGCCGCGGGTGATGGCGCGAGCGATCGATCTGCCCGGCGTGGGGATCGTTGAAGGTGCGATGGTGAATGTGGGCAATCCACACTATGTGCTGTTTGTGGAGACGGACGACTTCAGCGCGCATGGCATGAGCTGGCAAGAGCTTGGAGCGAAGATCAGCACCGATCCGATGTTCGCGCATGGAACGAATGTGGAGTTCGTAAAGGTGCTCTCGCAGGGCGAGATTGAGTTTCGCATCTTTGAACGTGGGTGTGGGCCTACGACTTCTTCGGGGACGGGGACGTGTGCTTCTTCTTCGGCGGCGATGGTGTTGCGTGGAGTGAATCGCGAGCTGACGGCGCTGGCTGAAGGCGGCCCGCAGAGGACACTTTGGCCGAGCAATCAAGAGGTGATGCGGCTAACCGGACCTGCGGAGATCATCTGCACGGGCAAGGTTGCCGGCCTGTGA